One region of Dysidea avara chromosome 1, odDysAvar1.4, whole genome shotgun sequence genomic DNA includes:
- the LOC136263323 gene encoding glycine N-acyltransferase-like protein 3 isoform X2, translating to MLKLKNKINADIMTDAWPDFSCTVIKLPNSEVKLAINLFFSESPEKLEKLLSSPKFKDSTLIAVLDDETARQLRGMKISWPCGLKENVLLTYKTLYFPGKLSDLPKWSCPEDVIVSTLKSDHAKVICGSWNYCELPDRIKYFEYLIKNCNSVGVFLKSDISKPVSWAVLANYGHIIHIHTVQEHRRKGYSRIVMLNLMKQMLEVGMTPILEISEKNTASVQLNTSLGLVELFGSSWKLYS from the exons ATGCTAAAGCTAAAAAACAAGATCAATGCTGACATTATGACAGATGCCTGGCCAGATTTCAGCTGCACTGTAATCAAGCTACCCAACAGTGAAGTG AAGCTAGCAATAAACCTGTTCTTTTCTGAGTCACCAGAAAAGTTGGAAAAGCTTTTGTCTTCACCAAAGTTCAAAGACAGCACATTAATTGCAG TTTTAGATGATGAGACAGCAAGGCAGTTAAGAGGGATGAAGATTTCATGGCCGTGTGGCTTAAAGGAGAATGTTTTGCTCACATATAAAACACTCTACTTTCCAGGGAAACTTAGTGATCTTCCTAAATG GTCTTGTCCTGAAGATGTTATTGTTAGCACACTGAAATCTGATCATGCAAAAGTTATTTGTGGATCTTGGAATTATTGTGAACTTCCCGATCGGATAAAATATTTTGAGTATCTTATTAAAAATTGCAATTCTGTTGGTGTATTTCTCAAGTCTGATATATCCAAACCAGTTTCATGGGCAGTCTTAGCAAATTATGGTCATATCATTCACATTCATACAGTTCAAGAACATCGTAGAAAGGGATATAGTAGGATTGTAATGTTAAACCTTATGAAGCAAATGTTagaagttggtatgactccaatACTTGAGATTTCAGAAAAGAATACCGCATCAGTTCAGTTAAACACTTCATTAGGATTAGTGGAATTGTTTGGTAGTTCATGGAAACTTTATTCATAG
- the LOC136263323 gene encoding glycine N-acyltransferase-like protein 3 isoform X1, translating to MAFSSDSYQVAVHYVSDDELLRYIEVMMARFHPQSYSFANTAMLKLKNKINADIMTDAWPDFSCTVIKLPNSEVKLAINLFFSESPEKLEKLLSSPKFKDSTLIAVLDDETARQLRGMKISWPCGLKENVLLTYKTLYFPGKLSDLPKWSCPEDVIVSTLKSDHAKVICGSWNYCELPDRIKYFEYLIKNCNSVGVFLKSDISKPVSWAVLANYGHIIHIHTVQEHRRKGYSRIVMLNLMKQMLEVGMTPILEISEKNTASVQLNTSLGLVELFGSSWKLYS from the exons ATGGCCTTCTCCAGCGATAGTTATCAAGTTGCAGTTCACTATGTTAGTGACGATGAGCTCCTTCGTTACATAGAAGTTATGATGGCGAGGTTCCACCCTCAATCATACTCG TTTGCTAACACAGCCATGCTAAAGCTAAAAAACAAGATCAATGCTGACATTATGACAGATGCCTGGCCAGATTTCAGCTGCACTGTAATCAAGCTACCCAACAGTGAAGTG AAGCTAGCAATAAACCTGTTCTTTTCTGAGTCACCAGAAAAGTTGGAAAAGCTTTTGTCTTCACCAAAGTTCAAAGACAGCACATTAATTGCAG TTTTAGATGATGAGACAGCAAGGCAGTTAAGAGGGATGAAGATTTCATGGCCGTGTGGCTTAAAGGAGAATGTTTTGCTCACATATAAAACACTCTACTTTCCAGGGAAACTTAGTGATCTTCCTAAATG GTCTTGTCCTGAAGATGTTATTGTTAGCACACTGAAATCTGATCATGCAAAAGTTATTTGTGGATCTTGGAATTATTGTGAACTTCCCGATCGGATAAAATATTTTGAGTATCTTATTAAAAATTGCAATTCTGTTGGTGTATTTCTCAAGTCTGATATATCCAAACCAGTTTCATGGGCAGTCTTAGCAAATTATGGTCATATCATTCACATTCATACAGTTCAAGAACATCGTAGAAAGGGATATAGTAGGATTGTAATGTTAAACCTTATGAAGCAAATGTTagaagttggtatgactccaatACTTGAGATTTCAGAAAAGAATACCGCATCAGTTCAGTTAAACACTTCATTAGGATTAGTGGAATTGTTTGGTAGTTCATGGAAACTTTATTCATAG